The window AAAATCTATTGAACCTCCATTCATTGTACagaagaagagaagactgagaATGAGAAAGTAAGTGACTTGACCCAATTCACACAGCCAGAAAGTGGTAGAAGCAAGGCTCAACCTAGACTGATTCCAAATTCAAGTGTTCTTTTCACCATGTCATAATCTCCTTAGACTGAACATCAGAACTCCCACCTTGCTTGACTCATGATGAGAGCTGCCATTGGTGGGGAGGGTAGACTCCTTGGCATCAGTAACAAAGGTATAAAACTTACTTTTTAATGGCAATCAACTCTCCAGACTCAATACTTCTTCCTAGAAGAACAGAGCCATAAGTTCCATCACCAAGCTGTTTGATCGTCGTATATCTATGCATGGTTGTGCCCCTTCTGGCTTTATACTCATCTCAGTCCTGAGACTGCTCCTTCCTGTCATGGAAGCAGTTCTCAGAATGTAGCCAGACTTTTCGGTGACAGCACCAGCACAAGGTATTCAAGATGATGTGACAGTCTCTCAAATACATAGTTTCAAGGCTCAGTCTTCTGcctcctaggaaaaaaaaagaaagatgaagtcTATCACATTTTCAGTGATgtagataatcttttttttaaaaactgccagatagtctttttttttcacttttttactcAAGATAcaaagatgtgggaaaatagtATTCACTTTTTTCACTGACTCAACAATGAATCGGCTGCAATTCAATGTTTTTCTGATGACTAACACAATTTTGTGCAGGCCTAGTCTGTCAAATACACTAAGTGAGAATAAGCTTTGTGAAAGGGAGCTAAGTTTATCTATGTAAACATACAAATGAAGAAGGGCTAAATTTAAAGTTCTCAGACaagattttgaaggaaattaCCCACACTTCACAAGTTATTTATGGGTGCATATCCAGAGCAACTTATACTATTAGATATTCACTAGCTAAAGCAACAGATCTTTTATATGACCAAGATGTTCTAATTTGTAAATTTGAGAGAATACAGCATGTCTCCAAAGATTTAAGCTTTAACAGTTATTAATGCAGAAGTGCTTTGCATGCCTATGTGtgtataatgggtatcatatttcttaccttctcaatgggtggggagggagtgaagaagggagaaaatgtgaaactgaaaacaaaaataaaatgaaaaaataattcagataaaatagtaaataaaatcaaccaatcaaaaaaatttaataggTGATTGTTATTTAATGACTATtaaaaaatcttagtgcagttttacactttaatatttattgattattagtaattaattttttttaagaaaaggaaaacatttaataagcacctactatttttttagaaagattttattttgagttttacaattttccccccaattcttgcttccctcctcccaccccccacagaaggcattctgttagactctttttcttttttcttttcaaggcaatggggttaagtggcttgcccaaggctacacagctaggtaattattaagtgtctgaggccggatttgaactcaggtactcctgactccaagggcggtgctctatccactgtgccacctagctgcccctctgttagtctttacattgttttcatgttatacactgatctcagttgaatatgatgacagagaaatcatatccttaaggaagaaaaataaagtatgagatagcaaaattacataataagatgatgggtttttgtttttcttatttgaaggtaatagtcattggtctttgttcaaagtctataattctttctctggatacagatggtattctccactgcagatatcCCTATATTGtgtctggttgttgcactgatggaatgagtaagtccatcaaggttgatcatcaccccccatgttgttgttagagcACCTACTATTTTTGAGGTCCTGCATTAAGAAccttacatttattatctcatttgattttctcaacAACCCAaagagatagatactattatcatcattttacatctgaggcacagagattaagtgatttgttcagggtcagcTAGTAGGTATCctagactggatctgaactcaggaattcctgactccagcttcATTATTCTATCCACAGGGGCACCTGAATGCCCCCAAAACTTTTGGACTTCCTGTGTACCAGTCCTCCAAGAGATACTGGGCTGTGCCCTTGAAGTTTGGACTTATAAATTTAGGGTGATCTTatgaaaatcatttaacatcCATCAAGTATAGTTCTCTCATTTGGGGATAATGATATTTTACACTGCCTACCTCACTGGATTCCTATGAGGAATGCTTTGTGCAAATAAGTCATTATAGAAAATGTGTAGTAGAAGTGAGTAGTAATAATTCATTGAAATGGGCTGAGCTACattttggaatttgactgtatgtatattatgtgtgtgtgtgtg is drawn from Macrotis lagotis isolate mMagLag1 chromosome 5, bilby.v1.9.chrom.fasta, whole genome shotgun sequence and contains these coding sequences:
- the LOC141523757 gene encoding uncharacterized protein LOC141523757: MYLRDCHIILNTLCWCCHRKVWLHSENCFHDRKEQSQD